A stretch of the Ipomoea triloba cultivar NCNSP0323 chromosome 16, ASM357664v1 genome encodes the following:
- the LOC116008008 gene encoding calcium-binding protein KRP1-like → MAGGDEVVFEDFFPSMVEKLGAEGFLKELFNGFRLLTDGEKDVITFESLKRNSALLGLHNMSDEELRCMLKEGDVDGDGCLSEMEFCVLMFRLSPDLMDKSRMLVEDIIANHF, encoded by the coding sequence atggcgGGAGGCGATGAGGTGGTGTTCGAGGACTTTTTTCCATCGATGGTGGAGAAGCTTGGAGCAGAAGGATTCTTGAAGGAGCTGTTTAACGGGTTCCGTTTGTTGACGGATGGGGAGAAGGATGTGATAACGTTTGAGAGCTTGAAGAGGAACTCGGCGCTGCTGGGATTGCACAACATGAGCGATGAGGAGCTGAGGTGCATGTTGAAGGAAGGGGACGTGGACGGGGATGGATGCCTGAGCGAGATGGAGTTTTGTGTGCTCATGTTCAGGCTCAGTCCAGATTTGATGGACAAATCTAGGATGTTGGTTGAGGATATCATTGCCAATCATTTCTAG